CCCAATTGGTGTTGCGTCTCTTGCCCAGGTCCATATCGCAACATTGAGGGATACTGGAGAAAAAGTGGCAGTGAAATGCCAACATCCTAGATTAAAAGAATTTGTTCCGCTTGATGTTATGCTTACCCAAACCGTTTTCAACCTGGTGGATATCGTTTTTCCCGAATATCCTTTGACCTGGCTAGGAGATGAATTGCAATCCAGTATATATGTTGAATTGGATTTTGTTCGAGAAGCTCAGAATGCAAAGAAAACTGCAGAGGATTTCGCCAACAGTCTTGATAAGACAGCATTAAGAGTTCCTGAAGTTATAAATGCCAACAAAAGAATCTTAATATTAGAGTACGTTTCAGGAGAAAGGCTAGATAACCTTGAGTACATGAAAGATCATAAGATATCGAGGTCCGAAGTATCTTCGTGTCTTTCCCACATTTTCAATGGAATGATCTTTACGCCAAATGTTGGAATCCATTGTGATCCACATGGAGGAAACTTAGCCATAAGAGCTGTCGATAGACCATATGGAGGTCacaattttgaaattatCCTTTACGATCATGGTTTATATCGGATGCCATCTACTGAAATGAGGAGAGATTATGCGAAATTATGGTTGGCCCTATTGGACCAGGATCAAGAGAAGCTACACTACTATGCCAAAAGGTTTGCTCatattgatgatgaacAGGTTCCATTATTTGCAGCGGCAATAACTGGTCGTAGTATCGACACTGCGTTGAATTATGACATTTCTAAACCAAGATCACAGGAAGAAATGACTGTGATGTCTAAAAAGCTAACCGAGGGAGATATGTTAATAGATTTAATGAGCATCCTATCCAAGATACCTAGAATAGTTCTTTTAATCTTGAAGACCAACGATTTGACAAGGCATTTAGATGAATGTTTGAAAAATCCATTGGGCCCTGAGAGAACTTTTTTAATTATGACTCAGTACTGTTCAAAACTAGTTTACCAAGAGGCACAAGAGCTGATAAACCGAACATATTCTCGTTGGTCCCTAAAATGGATATTATTTGAACTTAAGGCGTGGTTAGAGTTTGAACGCCGGAAGAACCAATTGGTTCTTTATGATCTTGCATTGTGGTGGAAGGGAAAAACTACAGGATTACATTAACGAAACTAACTGTAAATAGTTATATGTGTTTATTCATAGTTAAAGTGAGAATACAGAGATATTCAGATGTTACGATTCGTCATCCTCTATCAACTTTTTAGCAGTAACAATGTCCATAATTGCCAAGCCCACAATTTTGCACAATGTTATTGACTTGGGTCCAATTTTAGCTTCCAACTCACACGAATCATGGGTCGAAGCAAGctttccaatttcaatCAAATTGGATGGTTTAATATGTGCATCGATTAATTCTCCTGATTCTAGCAAAGTATGTTCAGCCGAATCTACAATGATTTTGACATTCTGATCTCTGAAGGCAGAGACTAAAGCATTATCGCATTCGTGCATATGCGGCTGGTAGCTTCCTATCAAGCTGATATAAGTGAAACTCGTAGAGTCGATCTCCTCTGGTACTTGTCGGAAGAAGTGCTCCTTGATGCTGGGCTCGGAGGTGGGGATAGTGCCGAAAATCACATGACTCTTGCGGCACAGCTGACCAATATCACTACTGTCTATCTTGACGTAGTTCACAGAACAGATATTTGAGCATGCATTGCATAACTCTCTGTCATCGAGCTTCTTTGACCTATGCACAATGTTGAGATCAACCTGTTTCGCGGAGAACAGCTTTGCGCACACAAACGAGTGCCAAAAAGCCTGTAAGCCACTGCCAAATACCGTCACGTTTAGTTTCTCGATACCATCGAATTTGTGACTTAAATGGCTAAGACCGATGTGAGAGCTGAGGGCAGTTCTTATCCCAGTAACCTGTTTTGCATCAACCACACCCCGAATTAGCCCATTAGTAGGGTCCAATACGTTGATAGATCCAACAAACCCAAGCCCAGACTTCTCATTATACCCTAGAGTTTTAACACCGCAGTATATATCGTCCACTACGGGCATAAACAAGTGGATTGCTTCTCCAGAAGGCGTAAGTGCCTTGGTTCTTGGGGGTACAATCGACGGATTCTTAGAGTATCTTGTCAATCCATTCTCTAGAGCCTTTAAATGCGACACCACATTTGCATGAGAAGCCTTGAGAAACCGAGCTTTCACTTCCGGGTCGAGCAAGGTCTTGAGAGACATTTAAAGAGCGGCTCAGTGGTTATCGTATGCCTCAATTGCTGCCTTGTACAACATACTACCCCAAGCACAGTTGGTTGACTATCACCACTGTATGACTCAGATGAGCTTTTTTCAGCAAAACACCTATTACCAGCTTTCACAGCATTTGGACGGTGCGTTGCCAGGGTCTACGCCGGAGAGCCTCAGCACGGCTTTTCGATGTTGATTCACCTACACGCACACTCATCGCCGATATTAGAGTCGTGTACGTGAATCAACATCGAACGTGGAGTTCGTGAAGACtctgatgatgaggatgatgatgaaggaAGTTAATCCGATCACGTGATCGTCGTTTAGCTTCACCCAACGCTAAGCGTTCCAAGCATAAGCGAAACTCACACCCTCGTATAGCTAGCTCGGTCGCGCCAGAAAATCCGTTAGCAGCCACTACGAAGCTGCAGCTCACAATGCACCCCTCGCCCCTCAACGTCCCAGGTTCAACAATTCGAGGAAACTCCGTTTTAGCTGCCCAACACGCTTCTCTGTTTGCTTACAATTACTACACATGAACACCTAAACGACGTTCCAAGTTAACGTGTGTACAAACAAACTAGTAGAACCAGTAGAACCAGTAGAACCAGTACCCTGTACATCGCACCTtgtcatttcttttctggtCCACCCACTACCCACTCTACTGCCATTGCAGCCAACGGACACTTGTTCTGCTCCCAGCCAGCCCATTTCTATGCGCAAGATCCCACCGTTGCCCATCGCATCGATCAGGTGTTGTGATTTCCAGATCGGCTCGAATTTTTCAAGCTGACAGTATATTGGAAGACAGACCAGACAAATAGCAGAATGCAGAACAGAGAGTTATGTAGATAAAGACAGGGAGAAAGCAGATCCACAAAGCCAAATTTGAGTATTTGTTGTGTATCAAAGTGTACTGCTTATAGGGAGGTACGACGGGAAtagccttttttttccattatttttacttttaGTTTCGTCTTTGCAGttcgtttttgttttgtttgacAGCATTAGTTTAAGGTGTTAAAAAGGCTTTAGTACAGACTATATATCGTACATTAACGAGCACCGGCCAGCGCATTCAAAGGAAACAATACGAGGAAACTtggattttgttttcaaaatataaaaagtAGTGTTAACGGGGTCAGAACGAAGCGTATTTTAGCGGGCTGTTGTAGTTGTACTTATTGAGAGAAAGGTAATAACGACAGTTGcagaagtagaagaagcaaCGTTATAGATAGCAAGAATAGCGTTTAACCATGGCTCTAAGCACGTCTCCTGGGAGCACGGGCACACAGCAAAAAAGAAAGCGGAACAGGGTTCCTCTAAGTTGCACGATATGTAGGAAACGTAAGGTGAAGTGTGACAAAGGACGGCCCCAGTGCCAGCAATGTGTGAAAACAGGTGTTGGACACTTGTGCCATTACATGGAACAGACTTGGGCAGAGGAGGCCGAAAAGGAGCTTTCCAAGGATTCTGAACTGAAACAGTTGAGAGAACTTGTTAAGTCGCTAGAAGAAACGTTGTCAAAAGTCCATGCGACTTCAgggaacaacaacagcactGCTGGCAACTCTCCAGCAGCAGGTGGAGGTGGAATAGGCAGTGTTGGGGGATCCGGAGCCCCAGATGGGACGCCAGTGGCGAACTCTTTCATCGGTGGTAGTAAGAAGCTGTTATCAGGTCCCAACCACCAATCACCTGTGCTTACTGGTGGAACGATACAGTCCTCCCAGGATAAATACGATAATGATGAGTTGGATCTAACAAGACAGTTCGATATGCtacatttgaagaataatGGTACTGTACATCTTGGTGCTACTCATTGGCTAGCTATCATGAAAGGTGATCCTTACTTAAAGCTCTTGTGGGGCCACATCTTCACTTTGAGAGAAAAACTATCTGAATGGTACCAACAAAAACGCAAGCCTAGTGCTTCTGGAAGCATTAGTGGTCCTGCAGGGGGAGGAGGAGGTTGTCCTGTGATTCATGGCTCGATGTCACAACAGTCAAAATGTCCTGTTGCTCATGTTTCTGGATACCCAATAGAAAAGCCAAATTCTACAGAGGGTCGCTGCCCTGTGATTCATTCAAATATCGGTGGGACTAACAACGAAAAAAGCAACCACGGGAGTAGCAACGCCAGTCCTGTCATAAACAAATGCCCAGTTGCACATGGAAATCCAGGGTTCAGTACAGGCTCGGGTACTTGTCCCGTAACACATGCTACGGtcaaagaggaaaatgaCAGCAGATCAGGTTCTGGATGCCCAATAGATCATACCAAGTATTTATCAGCTGAAGGAAAGGCAAAGCTTCCCGCCCTGCCATCTTTCCAGAACCTAACAGCAAAATGCCCTGTGATGCGTGATTCAACACCCACTCCAACAGGCCAGGAAATGCCTCCAACACAGATGCACCCAACAGCAATCCCAGAAATGACTCCAGAGCAAGCAGCAGAAGCTATTGGAAAACTACTACCTCCAAAAAAGatcattattcttttccttgacaagttcttcaaccaTATATACCCTATTGTTCCTATTTTGGATGAACAGAACTTTAAGCTTCAAGTGAACCAAATAATACAAACTACAAATGATACAACTACTGTTAAACTTACAAAGGCTTCAGATGCTTGTATTTTGGGTATTCTCTTGATTATTCTAAGATTGACGTGGCTCTCATTGCCTCCTAATGCTTGTAAGATCAAGCTTGGCCCTGAATGCgaatctttgaaacttGAACCAACGTATTCAGCCACGATAACACAAGCAAAGGAAGAATCTATGCTTCTAAAATACGAAACTCCGCTGGAAACAGTGGCGATTGTTCGCAAGTTCCTAATTagatttgatgaaattagCAGTTTCGCAAATTCTAATGTCAATATTACAACTGTGCAATTCGCCATTTTCTACAAATTGTACTTAATGTGCTGTCCGGACAAAACTGGGGATACTCAACTTAACACGTTTACATCTACTGGACAGGACAATGAAACTCATCAAGTGCTAATGTCAAGTATCGTACAAATGGCTTTCAGTTGTGGTTTACACAGGGATCCAGATAATTTCCCTCAACTAAACTCTGCAGTAAACGGTTCAAAACTCAATAAGGAGGCAATGTTGAACACTGAAAGGTTAAAACATACATGGAGAAAAACGTGGttttttattgtatctCTAGATGTGCAAcagtctctttctttgggAACACCACGTTTATTGCGTAACTTAAATGACTTCAGTGATACGAAACTTCCTTGTGCTTCGAAAATTGACTATGTCAATGATATTAAGGAATTGGTTGTGGTTAAAAATTTCACTttatttttccaaatcgATTTATGTATCATATCGGTTCTAAATCACATTTTGAACGTATCTCTTGCTAGAACAGTTAGGAAGTTTGAACTTGATCAATTGATTAGAAGTTTGGGTAAATTACGTGATGGAAAAACGCCAACCACGGAGGTCGTCAAAGAACTTGTTAATAAAGGACTTCTATTTACAACGGAAGGAACGGTTTTATTGGATCAAATAACAGAGCCCACTTATACCTTGCCATCTTTGCAAACAGTTATATCATCACCGAATATGAACTCTCCAGAGGAAAGGGAGAAAAAGCTGAACTTAGCCCACGAATGTACAACTAGATCGTTGTTTTTCTCGAAGCATATTACTATAAGTATGTTAGAGTATTTGTTAAATTATGTTCTCTTTACCCATTATGAACCCTTGGGTAATGAAGACCAGGGGACCAGGGTATTAGCAAAAGAATATGCTCAAGAAGCTCTAAACCACGCAATGGAAGGATATAGAAACTGtgttttattcttcaacagtaCTGGCTCTAACAATATGTTCAGTTATATGGATGTTTTATTGTCACCAACTTGCTTGGATGTTGGTCATCGCGCGCTTCAGTTCATCGTTTGTTTAATACTAAGAGCAAAATGTGGTCCTTTGACTGGTATGGGAGAATCCCCTGCTATTGGAGCTCAAAGTAGCAATACTAATACCAGTAGTAGCGAGGATGAAACTGATAGTCAACATAGGGAAAACGCACAGCCAATAGCAAATCTTCTTCACGATGTCAGCCTGGACACTAGCGAAAACTTGGCAgatattcttcttgctcGTATGATGCTATTCCACAAATTAACCAAGCAAATATCATCAAAGTATACATATGCTACAAGAATGACAAAATCTACAGgcttcttcatcactttATTAAAGAAGCCTTCAACAAAGATGAAGAATGgtatgaaaaataaaaacctGCCTCGTTTAAGTCACCATCCAAATATTGCAAATATGActagtttcttcaaaaatgttCCATCTTTGGTCCTCTCTGCTGGAGGTGATCAAATCAAACGGTGTCCAGTTTATCAAGATGCTGTTGGTTTCCTACCTTCGAAAGTCACCAGTGGAACGTTCAACTCATTTTTCCATTCTAACTCCCAGTCTCCTACTACGTCGGCTATAACTCAACAATTACCTCCTTTGAATATCCAATATCATCCTATCACTTTCAGAGATACTTTAAGGAGAACATCTGATGTCAGAGGGAATCCTgaaaatataaagagaaggaaaattgATGCGACGCAACAATCATTCCCTAACGCTAATGTTGAgattaaaaaagaaacatcaCAGGTATCCCTGCCTCCGACACCTGCTCCAATACCAATGGCAACTCCATTAGAACCTCTGATTTCCAGTTTAGACAAGGTTTCCTCACTTCCACCAAGTAAAACACCTTATAGTCCAACAGCAAGTTTGGTTGGGACTCAACAGACAGTGGCAGCTGTTTCTAATAACCATCAAATAAATACACGGTCACCAGCTGCTCCTTCGGATCTCTCAAGCATAACTAATTCGCCTGATTTCGAAGACTTTTTATCTGAACATACCCAACTAAACGGTTTAATGATAAATCCATCTTCTATCGTAGAAGCAGTTGGCTTTGATGGATATATAGGGCCCGACTCTCTTGGTTTACAAGCTGACTTCTTACCGATAGATAATAATGAAGGCTTGAATGAAATGGCACAACTTGCAGAATTCTCCATGTGGGACTAAAATCATGTAATTATTGACACTGAAACCTTGGCTGTGATAACTAAAGCCAGAAATTAgtatagaaaaaaaaagttattTTACGCTTATTAATAATTCACGATGTATGTATTATCTGCAGCTATGTAAGCTATCTCTGCGTTTAATAGTAATGACCTTTAAAATAATCTGTGGAATGTTTTATATATTGcatttaaatatataatgttTTAACATATTTTCAACCATTTGATTCGTTTTGCTTTGTACATGAACAGCACGGTCCCTTCCTTAAGAAGTCGCCCACAAACACTTTTATATATTGATTTAATTTTGAAGAGGTCAACGTTTTAAACATAATTAAAAAGGACAATGTAAATACATAATAGTCCTcattttgtatatataatgaaataaataGTGGTaattattttctttctacAGGATATAGTTTATAGGTTGTAAAACTCTTTCACAAAGTTACAGTAATTTTGATTCGCATAATTTTGACCATCTTTTAGAAGTGATTCTGGACCGCAACATACAAGCCACGTATTTTCTAGGGCATGTGTTTCAATAAAATGAGCTAAATCGACTTGCCAGTCTAACCTTTTGCCAAAATGGATATTTGGAGGCATTTTTGGGTCATTTGAGAGTAAAGCACCAGACTCATCCATGTTCTCCAATTCAAAGTCTATGTCGTCAAATGCAgaactattactattattgttatttgtATCATGGGACTTAGTTTGTGTATCATCATCAGGGAAGGATCTTGTAACATATACTTCGATATCATTGACATCAACATTACAGTGATTTAAAATATGCAAGTCGTCTTTATCTTTAACCAGCCATATAAACTTAAGGTATTCCAGATTTCTAGCTTGAAGAAACTTAAATACACCTAATCCAAATGATATACCACTTCCCCCAACTACAATAGCTACCCTTTGAGAGTCATATAAAAAGGATGGTGAAACTGTATTGTACACATCCACGACAGTATACTCGCCAACCGTAACATAGGGAACTGCTTTTTCCCTAACAATCAAATCCACTTGGTTTTCATCCGGTAGAGAAGCTATTGTATATGGTTTTGTAGGAGTTAACCAATACAGGGGATTGGTCTTTTTATGCTTTGATATACGTAGGTGTGACCCTGGTAGCCAATCTCTAATATTTCCCCTTTCAACCTTGATATAAGAGAGGGATTGGTCTTGTTTAATTCTCTGTGTTATATTTACCGTGTTTGCGTAGTAGCAGTAACTGAATGCTctccatatatatatggcaAGCAAACAAAGGAAATATGGTACAGTGACTTTAGGTCTAGCATGAATTGGTATCAAGAATACCATAGACCATTGGGCCAATTGATGAACAACATAGAAGACATTGTAGTTATGGCGTCTATAAGGGCGGATGGACAGGAATAATATGGCAAATAAAGGTAAAAATGCAATGACACCAATAAAATTGTACAATGCAGTTACCTTAGATTTGACAGATACGTCTGAATTAACAGAccatttgataataaagGCAATACCGTGACAGAGACCTAACACCGTGATAAATCTAGAAAGCCACTTATGCAATGGGATGAAATCAAGGTAGTTAAATCCAAGAATTGGATTGACAGGTCTCAATGTTAAAAGGACGTTGAGAATCACCAAAACATACCCCAGGCGACCTAATCTTTTGATGTAAACAGAAATGTTCCCTATGAATGAGTAATGATGTATGAAGGGAGCAAACACAAGAACCGCAAGTAATGGCAGATGAAAGATTGGTGACGCCGTTCTTATGCTTTGTAGAAGTTTGTTTTTCCATGGCGAGATTTTGGTGTACCTGGTTGGAATTACTCGCCTCATCAACATTAAGAATAAGACATAGAAAACTATTACTCCAAGAACATAATACCCATAATGTATATTGGCATAATGAGTGGATCCATGTCTTTTAATAAGGTCAAGTGACTCCATTGTAGATAGTTTGGCGAGTGCAGCCGAGGTACAGCTAAATTTCAAGAGATAACTCTTCTGTCTGCCAATGTTTTAGTTATAAAAAGGTTCAAAAAGACAATATAAATCTCGCAATATATGATTAGTTAACAGAACCGAGCATTTTAAGGCATGGATATTTTAAGAGTAACACAACGAAATGGTAGTCACTGAATTAACAGTAGTGTGGTTCTCGAAGCTCGAGTATAACTAAATCTAGTTTTACTTCGATGAGTATACCATATACATGTGTACGTCTATACACTATTAATATACTCCTAGGCCATTCTACAGCGTAGAGGAGGTATATTTGTAGTGATTGGGTATATTTCCAGTCACGTGTCTTATAATCAAGATCTCTGGTATCTGATGAATCCATGTTGTTTATTAGCTATATATCTAGTAATGTATGCTGATGCACCTGGGGATCTTGCATGACTATGTTAAGGTCGTCATTGCCTAGATCTAGTGCCtccttatataataatctAGATCTGATGGTGATGTCACCCCCTGTGACACCCCCTATCATCCATTAGGATACTTAGCCGCCTATTGCATTAGTAGTTACCCTACTATAAATATGCTCCGTCTCAACACACCCCCGTACTAATGCCATGGTCGCGGTTACTTCATCCACTTGTCAGTTAGTACTTTGAATTGTTTAATCTTCAACGGTTTTGTTAATAGGTCTGCTTCATTTTGGTCAGTAGGAATATGTTCCACTTTTAATTgaccttcttgatatttATCCTTTATGGCATAAAGTTTTAGATCATTATGTCTGGCTCCAGGTTTTATAGTTTTAGTTCCTTTTACTGAATCTATTAATGCTTTGTTATCGGTAAGTAACATCTGATCTGGTTTCTTACCGGTGAGCgtagtaagtaagtaatttatacttcttgatattgCAAGACATTCACTTGCAGCATATGTCTCAGATTGTGCAGTTGATTCGCACACATAAGATGTTCTAGTTGATCTTGCAAATAAtttctttccattccaTATGCAAAAGTATCCTGCTTGGGACTTATATTTTAAACCTTTGGCATGAGATGCGTCGGTTAGGCCTATTAACTCTGACGTCTccttttcgtttcgtttccaCACTAAACGTTTGCCTCTCGTTGTCCATAAGTACTGTAATAATCTTTCAGTCTCATATAGTACCTCATCACTGGGGTATAGTTGATGTTGTGCTAATATGTTAGTATAGTACGCTATGTCAAACCTGTACTTCATGGCAACGTAATTGCATAATCCAATCGCTCTTTGGATCCAATTTACCTTTGCATCGTAATCTTTATCACATGGTATATCCAAATCTTGTTTTAAAGATCTGTCTGGGGTTCCTGGGACTATGTTGTATCTTGATTCCTTCTTGAATTCAACCCCTAATAGTGGTAGTTTCTTAGTTAAACTTTCTAGCATTCCAAACTTCATGCTTACACCCTTTTTGTATTCTACATCTATGCCCAAGATGTCATATCGAACTGCGTCACGTTCGTTTGGTGAACCGTCGTTCACTATTCTAGTGTCAAATCTGTTTTGTAGATCTGTTATGAATTGGTTTATCGTGTTAATGTTGTTGCCGGCTATGACTATGTCATCAACGAATAAACATACAATTATTTCTAGGAATTTACCTT
This genomic interval from Kluyveromyces marxianus DMKU3-1042 DNA, complete genome, chromosome 4 contains the following:
- the AIM14 gene encoding putative metalloreductase, whose amino-acid sequence is MESLDLIKRHGSTHYANIHYGYYVLGVIVFYVLFLMLMRRVIPTRYTKISPWKNKLLQSIRTASPIFHLPLLAVLVFAPFIHHYSFIGNISVYIKRLGRLGYVLVILNVLLTLRPVNPILGFNYLDFIPLHKWLSRFITVLGLCHGIAFIIKWSVNSDVSVKSKVTALYNFIGVIAFLPLFAILFLSIRPYRRHNYNVFYVVHQLAQWSMVFLIPIHARPKVTVPYFLCLLAIYIWRAFSYCYYANTVNITQRIKQDQSLSYIKVERGNIRDWLPGSHLRISKHKKTNPLYWLTPTKPYTIASLPDENQVDLIVREKAVPYVTVGEYTVVDVYNTVSPSFLYDSQRVAIVVGGSGISFGLGVFKFLQARNLEYLKFIWLVKDKDDLHILNHCNVDVNDIEVYVTRSFPDDDTQTKSHDTNNNNSNSSAFDDIDFELENMDESGALLSNDPKMPPNIHFGKRLDWQVDLAHFIETHALENTWLVCCGPESLLKDGQNYANQNYCNFVKEFYNL
- the CQD2 gene encoding Cqd2p — translated: MLCRNNPCVRVLLKPRLIKTSYQQRFYSKASSIPKRRLINWKTVTLGVAGTTLVFYNTNDTFYMFSRHMYLTMGRVNVAAQALVRCFYHYKKTLGGKYKDKEDYQRALKDCHKKCAVITLNALERNGGIFIKLGQHIGAMTYLLPPEWTETMVPLQDKCPESTVEEIDRMFQQDLNCSLDDMFSEFDPNPIGVASLAQVHIATLRDTGEKVAVKCQHPRLKEFVPLDVMLTQTVFNLVDIVFPEYPLTWLGDELQSSIYVELDFVREAQNAKKTAEDFANSLDKTALRVPEVINANKRILILEYVSGERLDNLEYMKDHKISRSEVSSCLSHIFNGMIFTPNVGIHCDPHGGNLAIRAVDRPYGGHNFEIILYDHGLYRMPSTEMRRDYAKLWLALLDQDQEKLHYYAKRFAHIDDEQVPLFAAAITGRSIDTALNYDISKPRSQEEMTVMSKKLTEGDMLIDLMSILSKIPRIVLLILKTNDLTRHLDECLKNPLGPERTFLIMTQYCSKLVYQEAQELINRTYSRWSLKWILFELKAWLEFERRKNQLVLYDLALWWKGKTTGLH
- the HAP1 gene encoding Hap1p, producing the protein MEQTWAEEAEKELSKDSELKQLRELVKSLEETLSKVHATSGNNNSTAGNSPAAGGGGIGSVGGSGAPDGTPVANSFIGGSKKLLSGPNHQSPVLTGGTIQSSQDKYDNDELDLTRQFDMLHLKNNGTVHLGATHWLAIMKGDPYLKLLWGHIFTLREKLSEWYQQKRKPSASGSISGPAGGGGGCPVIHGSMSQQSKCPVAHVSGYPIEKPNSTEGRCPVIHSNIGGTNNEKSNHGSSNASPVINKCPVAHGNPGFSTGSGTCPVTHATVKEENDSRSGSGCPIDHTKYLSAEGKAKLPALPSFQNLTAKCPVMRDSTPTPTGQEMPPTQMHPTAIPEMTPEQAAEAIGKLLPPKKIIILFLDKFFNHIYPIVPILDEQNFKLQVNQIIQTTNDTTTVKLTKASDACILGILLIILRLTWLSLPPNACKIKLGPECESLKLEPTYSATITQAKEESMLLKYETPLETVAIVRKFLIRFDEISSFANSNVNITTVQFAIFYKLYLMCCPDKTGDTQLNTFTSTGQDNETHQVLMSSIVQMAFSCGLHRDPDNFPQLNSAVNGSKLNKEAMLNTERLKHTWRKTWFFIVSLDVQQSLSLGTPRLLRNLNDFSDTKLPCASKIDYVNDIKELVVVKNFTLFFQIDLCIISVLNHILNVSLARTVRKFELDQLIRSLGKLRDGKTPTTEVVKELVNKGLLFTTEGTVLLDQITEPTYTLPSLQTVISSPNMNSPEEREKKLNLAHECTTRSLFFSKHITISMLEYLLNYVLFTHYEPLGNEDQGTRVLAKEYAQEALNHAMEGYRNCVLFFNSTGSNNMFSYMDVLLSPTCLDVGHRALQFIVCLILRAKCGPLTGMGESPAIGAQSSNTNTSSSEDETDSQHRENAQPIANLLHDVSLDTSENLADILLARMMLFHKLTKQISSKYTYATRMTKSTGFFITLLKKPSTKMKNGMKNKNLPRLSHHPNIANMTSFFKNVPSLVLSAGGDQIKRCPVYQDAVGFLPSKVTSGTFNSFFHSNSQSPTTSAITQQLPPLNIQYHPITFRDTLRRTSDVRGNPENIKRRKIDATQQSFPNANVEIKKETSQVSLPPTPAPIPMATPLEPLISSLDKVSSLPPSKTPYSPTASLVGTQQTVAAVSNNHQINTRSPAAPSDLSSITNSPDFEDFLSEHTQLNGLMINPSSIVEAVGFDGYIGPDSLGLQADFLPIDNNEGLNEMAQLAEFSMWD